The following are from one region of the Camelus ferus isolate YT-003-E chromosome 13, BCGSAC_Cfer_1.0, whole genome shotgun sequence genome:
- the TNFRSF18 gene encoding tumor necrosis factor receptor superfamily member 18, which produces MGAMGARGTRLALCGVALFCALGLGQRSARGPSCGPGRLLRGTGTNARCCRSCAPAEGVCPEQDCTCIQSEFHCGDPQCKSCKHHSCPPGQEAWPVGNFNFGFECVDCALGTFSGGHEGRCRPWADCSQLGFLTTFPGNTTHNAVCSPGLLPDEPPSLLTVVLLAVAICILALTVAQLGLHIWQLRRQRMWPPETPLLLEAPAPAPEDAGSCQFPEEERGERLPEDKGRPEDLWV; this is translated from the exons ATGGGTGCCATGGGGGCGAGGGGCACGCGCCTGGCCCTGTGCGGCGTTGCGCTGTTCTGCGCTCTGGGCCTGGGCCAGCGCTCCGCCCGGGGCCCGAGCTGCGGCCCCGGCCGCCTTCTGCGTGGGACGGGGACAAACGCGCGCTGCTGCCGCTCCTGCGCCCCGG CTGAGGGTGTCTGTCCTGAGCAAGACTGCACATGTATCCAGTCCGAGTTCCACTGTGGAGACCCTCAGTGTAAGAGCTGCAAGCACCACTCCTGCCCACCTGGCCAAGAGGCGTGGCCTGTAG gaAATTTCAATTTTGGCTTCGAGTGTGTCGACTGTGCCTTAGGGACCTTCTCTGGGGGCCATGAGGGACGCTGCAGACCTTGGGCAGA CTGCTCCCAGCTGGGGTTTCTCACCACGTTCCCCGGGAACACGACGCACAATGCCGTGTGCAGCCCCGGGCTGCTGCCTGATGAGCCCCCCAGCCTGCTGACTGTTGTCCTCCTGGCTGTCGCCATCTGCATCCTGGCCCTGACCGTGGCCCAGCTGGGCCTGCACATCTGGcagctgaggagacagagaatgTGGCCCCCAG AGACCCCGCTGCTCCTAGAGGCCCCGGCACCTGCACCTGAGGACGCCGGCAGCTGCCAGTTCCCTGAGGAAGAGCGGGGGGAGCGGCTGCCGGAGGACAAAGGCCGACCGGAGGACCTGTGGGTGTGA